A stretch of the Theileria equi strain WA chromosome 1, complete sequence genome encodes the following:
- a CDS encoding signal peptide-containing protein (encoded by transcript BEWA_025900A), translating into MRIPALLFILTILRPCGCGNDKEEEIKVYKRRPARVRIARVTPYPNKAVHSQPAVSRKGGLNIDISNPDERVIDVLETHGRKIRHKRYFSRPGLKVTSVRDDVKTLWEASDAEYCASMIIIFSCKYPPLLVLCLVDRGGRESKYFEKNDNEWESITFSEFKEKRENMNKKMTRQKARKRYFY; encoded by the coding sequence ATGAGGATTCCCGCGTTATTGTTTATACTCACGATTTTGCGACCTTGTGGGTGTGGAAATGataaggaggaagagataAAGGTCTACAAACGCAGACCGGCTAGAGTCCGGATTGCAAGAGTCACTCCATACCCTAATAAAGCAGTCCATTCCCAGCCCGCCGTTTCCCGTAAAGGGGGGCTTAATATCGATATCTCCAACCCCGACGAGAGAGTAATCGACGTCCTGGAGACGCACGGCAGAAAGATAAGGCACAAGCGTTATTTCTCAAGACCCGGTCTAAAGGTAACATCTGTACGAGATGACGTGAAAACACTATGGGAAGCGAGTGACGCCGAATATTGTGCATCAATGATCATCATCTTTTCATGCAAATATCCTCCTCTTTTGGTACTTTGTCTTGTTGACAGGGGCGGAAGGGAATctaaatactttgaaaagaatgacAATGAATGGGAAAGCATCACCTTTAGCGAATTTAAAGAAAAGCGTGAAAATATGAACAAGAAAATGACCCGGCAGAAGGCCCGCAAAAGATACTTTTACTAG
- a CDS encoding signal peptide-containing protein (encoded by transcript BEWA_025930A) — protein MKVLTVLWTVCLVRLCHGEDDLQAQTSPDTTEQESPAPETSEEPQHNEEASEKTLQDVSTEDVTNIDQSDSKPDLKSKVDSSQFDLEEEDEGSVKVLKLTVKNGGTTKELKYDGKEVWSATWIVGFPCSSASLYFDGEKPTLVILKTKGWGGKESTVYKHHDGSKWNTGDKEEHNKKLEELRKKTSDTPVESGIIDISNKPNDKEAIFVEYDDEGIVYKSYTLRDNVTAKTVKDGDATIWTAKDGHECLKIFTYSNDNVNLCRLNVKSSDVITPHFFEKVDGEWKSLEHPTFSQKLNALLEPVNKKMRLEFLMLSDDVADLYEYYSGGMLVTIAFPKFKTTSVSYIGEIWKANDDKEECACARFYTIRGWICRVYIKKGDGTEIKNFEYSNNKWNSVTNRNTLINTCNSYIPSEDTKTKVTSGSIDVTKEDNTVYNTRTFTVSGVNVKRYIPLPDKFINEVKDGGLSIWKAPDGMKRCVSCEFKSKGNVSLTSMLVCTSFELWFLYFEKNGNGEWKSIERKEFDKKIEDMKNMETPQPSVESTGNDPQDVCAPSDNTDTQSSGQVTSLQESGNDHSESPSSGSEEQSPTEEDAREQDKPQDSE, from the coding sequence ATGAAGGTTCTGACAGTACTATGGACGGTATGTCTAGTGAGACTCTGCCATGGTGAAGATGATTTACAAGCACAAACCTCCCCTGATACTACCGAACAAGAATCTCCTGCTCCTGAAAcatctgaagaacctcAACATAATGAGGAAGCATCTGAAAAAACTCTTCAGGATGTTTCTACAGAGGATGTGACTAATATAGACCAGTCAGATTCTAAACCTGATTTAAAATCCAAGGTAGACTCTTCACAGTTCGatcttgaagaagaagatgaaggtaGTGTAAAGGTTCTCAAGTTGACTGTAAAGAACGGTGGTACGACAAAGGAGCTCAAGTATGATGGTAAGGAGGTTTGGTCTGCTACCTGGATAGTTGGCTTTCCCTGCTCTTCAGCAAGTCTATACTttgatggagaaaaacCAACTTTGGTCATCCTAAAAACGAAAGGTTGGGGTGGTAAGGAATCCACAGTATACAAGCACCATGATGGAAGTAAATGGAATACTggtgataaggaagaacatAACAAGAAGCTTGAGGAattgaggaagaagacttCTGATACACCCGTGGAATCTGGGATTATAGACATTAGCAATAAACCTAATGATAAAGAGGCTATCTTTGTTGAATACGACGATGAAGGGATTGTCTACAAAAGTTACACATTGAGGGATAATGTTACTGCTAAGACTGTCAAGGACGGAGATGCTACAATATGGACTGCAAAAGACGGGCATGAATGCCTAAAGATCTTTACATATTCCAATGATAATGTTAACCTCTGCCGTCTAAATGTCAAATCCTCCGATGTAATCACTCCTCATTTTTTTGAGAAGGTAGACGGGGAATGGAAATCACTAGAACATCCAACATTCTCCCAAAAACTAAATGCTCTTTTAGAACCTGTAAACAAAAAAATGAGACTAGAATTCTTGATGTTGTCAGATGATGTAGCTGACCTTTATGAATATTATTCGGGTGGAATGCTAGTTACCATTGCATTCCCAAAGTTCAAGACGACGAGTGTATCTTATATAGGGGAGATTTGGAAGGCTAATGATGATAAGGAAGAGTGTGCTTGCGCTCGTTTCTATACTATAAGAGGATGGATATGTAGAGTTTATATAAAGAAGGGTGATGGTACAGAgatcaaaaattttgaatatagTAATAATAAGTGGAATAGTGTCACTAACCGTAACACACTTATAAACACCTGTAACTCCTATATACCTTCTGAGGACACCAAAACAAAAGTTACATCTGGAAGTATAGATGTTACCAAGGAGGACAATACAGTTTATAATACTAGGACTTTTACAGTATCCGGagtaaatgtaaagagaTACATTCCACTCCCagataaatttataaatgaagTTAAAGACGGAGGACTATCAATATGGAAAGCCCCTGATGGAATGAAGAGATGTGTATCCTGTGAGTTTAAATCAAAGGGGAATGTTTCCTTAACAAGTATGCTTGTTTGTACCTCTTTTGAGCTATGGTTTCtctattttgaaaagaatggcaatggtgaatggaagagtatagaAAGGAAAGAGTTTGATAAGAAGATAGAGgatatgaaaaatatggagACTCCTCAGCCTTCTGTAGAATCCACTGGAAATGATCCTCAGGATGTTTGTGCTCCATCAGATAATACAGATACTCAATCATCTGGACAAGTTACATCTCTTCAAGAATCAGGTAATGACCATTCTGAAAGTCCTTCAAGTGGCTCTGAAGAACAGTCACCAACTGAAGAAGATGCAAGGGAACAAGACAAACCTCAAGATAGCGAGTAA
- a CDS encoding hypothetical protein (encoded by transcript BEWA_025910A), whose protein sequence is MSALHKLSRNNSHQMLEKILQGYLKKAEGEKKSRAPLLIGTLASKGHKNAECIDSHGISKVYGDLTAENGESGEIPGNGGDFSGNAANPSSISTSNDGKDEGEMMDSKGAVKGVDFTEKETTVEGGSVAPFAAGGLEGDLGHYTDSSKSLDTKEPGNGENDPVKGPESAVEAATPGDSSADSSANLASLSTSTDHHNDGKSGDSPKKPEDPHKSKKKVQDPLKLPSEFIDKRDEFGRTALHLASFEGHLESARVLIKYGADVRALAKNAMTCLHFAVQKGHLEVAKLLCKKGANISSRTSSSCVTPLHLAMENGHVECALFLIQRGATQRYNKKGKLPLEVATKETVDAIKEALGDKFENFEKNTGKRVEHKETVQFYKRRKNE, encoded by the exons ATGAGCGCTCTGCACAAGCTTTCCCGTAACAACAGCCACCAGATGCTTGAAAAGATCCTCCAGGGATATCTCAAAAAGGCCGAGGGAGAGAAGAAGAGCCGAGCTCCGCTGTTAATTGGAACATTGGCCTCAAAGGGCCATAAAAATGCAGAGTGTATAGATTCTCATGGTATTTCAAAGGTTTATGGAGATTTAACGGCagaaaatggagaaagTGGCGAGATTCCAGGGAATGGCGGAGATTTTTCCGGAAATGCCGCAAatccatcctccatctccacCTCAAACGATGGAAAGGATGAAGGAGAGATGATGGACTCGAAAGGAGCGGTTAAAGGTGTCGATTTTACAGAAAAAGAGACGACTGTTGAGGGAGGCTCTGTCGCTCCTTTTGCTGCGGGAGGTTTAGAGGGCGATTTGGGCCATTATACAGATTCTAGCAAGTCTTTAGATACGAAAGAGCCTGGAAATGGCGAAAATGACCCGGTAAAAGGCCCAGAAAGTGCTGTGGAAGCTGCCACACCAGGAGACTCTAGTGCCGATTCCAGCGCTAATTTGGCGTCTCTGAGCACCTCAACTGACCATCACAATGATGGTAAATCTGGTGACTCTCCAAAAAAACCGGAAGATCCGCATAAATCCAAAAAAAAGGTCCAGGACCCACTAAAGCTCCCCTCGGAATTTATAGACAAAAGGGACGAATTCGGAAG GACTGCGCTTCATTTGGCGTCGTTTGAAG GTCATTTGGAAAGCGCAAGAGTTCTTATAAAGTACGGAGCAGATGTACGGGCGTTGGCGAAAAACGCCATGACTTGTCTGCACTTTGCAGTTCAAAAGGGACACTTGGAGGTGGCCAAGCTCCTGTGTAAAAAAGGGGCAAATATAAGCAGCAGAACTTCGAGTAGCTGCGTTACTCCGTTGCATTTAGCCATGGAAAATGGGCACGTGGAATGTGCGCTCTTTTTGATACAACGAG GCGCAACTCAACGGTACAATAAAAAGGGGAAACTTCCGCTAGAGGTGGCAACAAAGGAAACGGTAGACGCCATCAAGGAGGCCCTGGGagataaatttgaaaattttgaaaagaacACCGGAAAACGAGTTGAACACAAGGAAACCGTACAGTTTTACAAGAGGAGAAAGAATGAGTAA
- a CDS encoding hypothetical protein (encoded by transcript BEWA_025940A), translating to MRVFLILCVLVLRQTCSLAVPQGPEGEVILDLSSPDSSSIDTFTRKPYGLLQTIHVARDCSRITSVVDGGTFLWKNKKDGNHCTHVTVLTHETTHANIYLKNVEGIRSCFYLEKSGEEWKQITGKEFYDRLHSVVKRNADFDRVTLNISKTPDPKIFYVNKAPEFPFTVYAANSKCRITKIKDGWTTTIWEDKTKDKGCMYVSFYPKKDPKWAYLLFLNSDGFKEEFLGKTKNACRATWNAITREEYLEGIRKAGFNESTFKNHIKLDLSKPSDSFHKHSYITGGCSERLFTPLPGLLLTSVTDGMDAVWTAKDGEYCTYANVFHYDGKAITMYLLTKGPKGDRRILYFAKSGKEWKSIDKEGYFSATSGNDPLAPPKEVAHELTMSSFKNRQGLRLISYASKVENAKADIILSHGMRGHFIDFNVLNPEWNSRHFDFPTYSYASPFGGYKPSPEPNPMDIYRHIFENPAIHGDSIKASPRYGYRGGFAEALNRLGYNVYSFDMQSYGLSEAASDLRCYVNNFKDYVYDLMQFVSIVKRGKFGDPNEKWDEKIVYKNIPTDKKTFLLGFSMGGNIAVQAVQEFYKHAKEGTRLVDGLVGLSAMLSLENYMTTIMQKIKFQGLKFLAWKKPHSENTYDKLDRHGESFNNFMRCHDPFFLARRVTFKATRLLFSATEDANKDKKNMVHYPKNLPTLFLHTRDDARCSVNGPRKMVNEKLKESKVAKFVELEGACHYLTFYQSIAAVIPHLKKWLDQYA from the coding sequence ATGCGGGTCTTCCTGATACTATGCGTACTTGTACTGCGTCAAACATGTAGTTTAGCCGTCCCGCAAGGGCCAGAAGGGGAAGTCATTCTTGACCTCTCTTCTCCGGATTCCTCATCCATAGATACCTTTACAAGAAAGCCTTATGGGTTGCTTCAGACGATACATGTAGCCAGGGATTGCTCTAGGATAACGTCGGTGGTGGATGGCGGGACATTtctctggaagaataagaaggatggaaacCATTGCACTCACGTAACAGTTTTAACACATGAAACTACTCATGCTAACATTTACTTGAAGAATGTAGAAGGCATCAGGAGCTGCTTCTACCTCGAGAAGAGTGGTGAAGAATGGAAACAGATTACCGGGAAGGAGTTCTATGACCGACTCCACTCCGTGGTCAAGAGGAATGCAGACTTTGATCGCGTAACTTTGAACATTAGTAAGACCCCGGATCCGAAAATCTTCTACGTCAACAAGGCGCCAGAGTTCCCCTTTACAGTCTACGCCGCCAATAGTAAATGCAGGATAACAAAGATAAAGGATGGCTGGACTACCACAATTTGGGAGGACAAGACCAAGGATAAAGGTTGCATGTATGTCTCATTCTATCCTAAAAAGGACCCAAAGTGGGCCTACCTACTATTTCTCAACTCGGATGGCTTCAAGGAGGAGTTCCTGGGTAAGACCAAGAATGCATGTCGCGCTACTTGGAATGCCATTACAAGAGAGGAATACCTGGAAGGAATAAGGAAGGCTGGTTTTAACGAGTCTACCTTCAAAAACCACATCAAATTGGACCTCTCAAAACCGAGTGACTCATTCCACAAGCATTCATACATTACTGGTGGCTGTTCAGAGCGGCTGTTTACTCCACTTCCAGGTCTTCTTCTCACCAGCGTTACAGATGGCATGGATGCAGTATGGACAGCAAAGGACGGAGAGTACTGCACTTATGCCAATGTATTTCattatgatggaaaagCCATTACCATGTATCTTCTCACAAAGGGTCCAAAGGGTGACCGTAGAATTTTGTACTTTGCCAAGAGCGGTaaggaatggaagagtatagaCAAAGAAGGCTACTTTTCCGCAACTTCCGGTAATGACCCCCTGGCTCCGCCCAAAGAGGTTGCCCATGAATTGACCATGAGTAGTTTTAAGAATAGGCAAGGTCTCAGACTCATCAGTTATGCCTCCAAGGTTGAGAATGCCAAAGCAGACATCATTTTATCTCACGGAATGCGTGGACATTTTATAGACTTTAATGTGCTGAATCCAGAATGGAATTCCAGGCATTTCGACTTTCCAACCTATTCCTATGCCTCTCCATTTGGGGGCTATAAACCTTCACCAGAGCCGAATCCGATGGATATCTATAGACACATCTTCGAGAATCCAGCGATACATGGAGACAGCATCAAGGCTTCGCCAAGATACGGCTATAGAGGCGGTTTTGCGGAGGCTCTAAACAGGCTCGGTTACAATGTCTACTCCTTTGACATGCAATCCTACGGTCTGTCCGAAGCTGCTAGCGATTTAAGATGCTATGTgaacaattttaaagactATGTCTATgatttaatgcagtttgtCAGTATCGTCAAGAgaggtaaatttggagatcCTAATGAAAAGTGGGATGAGAAGATCGTATACAAGAACATTCCTACGGATAAGAAAACATTTCTGCTCGGATTTTCCATGGGAGGAAACATTGCCGTCCAAGCTGTGCAGGAGTTTTACAAGCATGCAAAGGAGGGAACAAGATTGGTGGATGGCCTTGTTGGTCTCTCGGCCATGTTAAGCCTGGAGAATTATATGACCACTATAATGCAAAAGATAAAGTTTCAGGGTCTAAAGTTTCTTGCATGGAAAAAGCCACACTCTGAGAATACGTACGATAAGCTTGACAGGCATGGAGAATCGTTCAATAATTTCATGCGGTGCCACGACCCGTTCTTCCTTGCCCGTCGAGTGACATTCAAGGCCACCAGACTTCTCTTTAGCGCTACAGAAGATGCCAACAAGGACAAGAAGAATATGGTTCACTATCCCAAAAATCTGCCAACGCTGTTTTTACACACGAGGGATGATGCGAGATGTAGCGTAAACGGTCCACGAAAAATGGTGAACGAGAAACTAAAGGAGAGTAAAGTTGCAAAGTTTGTAGAGCTGGAAGGTGCCTGTCACTATTTAACCTTCTATCAGTCGATTGCTGCCGTGATTCCACATCTAAAGAAGTGGTTGGATCAGTACGCTTAA
- a CDS encoding hypothetical protein (encoded by transcript BEWA_025920A): MISEERSSVGSLLSRGNLQRKSSHLNKTIGDDNVGMQTAASEISTSRAETIKGVTNPTLISTSDVADNRSTLSLVEGQCLPESNQKIFSKWVRACDHTESKQGNILPSKKQQKHDDNGRIGPKLIVKQTGTTYRASFQTDDKEFNNDILGTRRLYYNLADVRLALTLDELQCGPEFNQKNFLYKQVATCKTTQCRRGINITFKKQGGNKTMALIVIVEEPVSLSRRFAGILSKRINSNGQEIKVRSKYNRKILFIKACSDYSPNLQETVVSTRV, translated from the coding sequence atgatttccGAGGAAAGGTCTTCTGTAGGCTCGTTGTTAAGCCGagggaacctccagaggaagtcatcacacctgaataaaacaatagggGACGACAACGTCGGAATGCAAACTGCAGCGAgtgaaatctcaacttcacgagctgaaacgataaaaggtgtcacaaatccaacattaatatcaacaagtgatgtagctgacaacaggtctacgttatccctcgttgaagggcaatgcctacctgaatctaatcaaaaaatcttttctaaatgggtacgagcttgcgatcatacagagagtaaacagggaaacATATTGCCTTCcaaaaagcaacaaaaacatgatgataatggaagaataggacCCAAACTaatcgttaaacaaactggtacaacctaccgtgcatcattccaaactgacgacaaagagttcaacaatgacatacttggcactagaagactttattataatctagctgacgtaaggttagcgttaaccctggacgaattgcaatgtggacctgaatttaatcaaaaaaacttcttatataaacaggtggcgacttgtaaaactacccagtgtagacgggggataaacataacttttaaaaagcaaggcggtaataaaactatggcgcttatagtaatcgttgaagaaccagtaagtctctctaggagattcgctggaatcctcagtaagaggataaactcaaatggtcaagaaatcaaggtcaggtcgaaatacaatcgaaaaatcttatttataaaggcctgttctgattattccccaaacctacaggaaactgtagtgtctacaagggtgtag
- a CDS encoding signal peptide-containing protein (encoded by transcript BEWA_025890A), which translates to MKVLSALLWAVCLVRLCSAGWFDCLGGSKTVTLDLASPDKDKLNMTTKDDKELKSITYEPKSGHISSVVDAGKELWKPEVGQKCLLAKFLSKGSSSLLVLFLETSDKYFEKNDNGEWISIEKKDYEKKLDGLKSGMTTTSSSGSLFALW; encoded by the coding sequence ATGAAGGTTCTTTCAGCACTACTATGGGCGGTCTGCTTGGTAAGGTTATGCAGTGCAGGGTGGTTTGATTGTCTTGGAGGTAGCAAAACTGTTACTCTTGACCTTGCAAGTCCTGATAAGGACAAGTTAAATATGACGacaaaggatgataaagaaTTAAAAAGTATTACATACGAACCGAAGAGTGGCCATATCTCCTCGGTTGTTGATGCTGGCAAGGAGTTATGGAAACCTGAAGTTGGTCAAAAGTGTCTATTAGCAAAATTCTTATCAAAAGGGAGTTCTTCACTACTTGTACTCTTTCTTGAAACTTCTGataagtactttgagaagaatgataacGGTGAATGGATATCTATTGAGAAGAAAGATTATGAAAAGAAACTAGATGGTCTCAAGAGTGGTATGACTACTacctcttcctctggatCATTATTTGCACTATGGTGA
- a CDS encoding hypothetical protein (encoded by transcript BEWA_025870A): MPACTVPIVYSWDGLVTKYHAKHLEKIAVPIKIRAYMQTRVLRTTLDSVTHDRRRGVEEREPEEKLEDIFERFLGNLDKEEKPLEEEEVENELEFSRDRVIRIRKKIKRRRTAASRRSEGPQNLRKIRRIYKGRN, encoded by the coding sequence atgcCAGCATGCACCGTTCCAATAGTATACTCTTGGGATGGATTGGTCACAAAATACCACGCAAAGCACCTAGAGAAAATCGCGGTGcccataaaaatcagagCCTACATGCAGACTAGAGTACTACGTACCACCTTAGATTCGGTAACTCATGAtcgaagaagaggagttgaagaaagagaaccagaagaaaagctggaagacatcTTCGAAAGGTTCCTCGGAAACctcgacaaagaggaaaaacctcttgaagaggaagaagtggaaaacGAACTCGAATTCTCTCGCGACCGAGTAATAAGGatcaggaagaaaataaaacgTAGAAGAACcgctgcttctagaaggtctgaaggcccccaaaacctacggaaaatccgtaggaTCTACAAGGGTAGAAACTAA
- a CDS encoding hypothetical protein (encoded by transcript BEWA_025880A) — translation MSEEGVTIDIRKYPGDTHVREDGKGGHYYTNEDGKRVNLAVEDYPDRDGTYTKFTHIPADGELGDIKYDGGFQIIIPAPTQGSNISVYYWKYDKIHYTPLVIQSTCEDTSVYYTTNNGLIWRKHGSIDANNLKKNLDEQNCERNRAHAMDISNRGSYTRNPYNCPSCKKYKIYSFIDLKSQCIVHDIIGGSSFISRFFEGEVEQTGFTQLTGISDINVYWSKGPINKPLLIYFFMNKQHRYKRYLGDTDWEVETSLDKSPWINYPQDVQSLLNQYTTPKVILDASYTDENKATYKPRRNTLNFKVSKKDVYQTNYLQYSHFRYEEDSESESKPFKLKNIEHKGKLLGISSEDLLTEVSVFYWNGDAQHNKPLLVELVVSGRNKYTYYRKANFYAKAWSKITNQETNRLEDELKTTLDDLKIIHFPESSPDVVTIVGASLGTVGTVITTVIGIWKWPAIMSFLITYL, via the coding sequence ATGAGCGAAGAGGGTGTCACCATTGACATTAGAAAATATCCTGGAGATACTCATGTTCGTGAAGACGGTAAAGGAGGTCACTACTACACCAATGAAGATGGCAAAAGGGTCAATTTAGCGGTAGAAGATTACCCTGATAGGGATGGCACATACACTAAGTTCACGCATATTCCAGCAGATGGTGAACTTGGAGATATCAAGTATGATGGCGGTTTTCAAATTATAATACCAGCACCGACACAGGGATCCAATATTTCCGTCTACTATTGGAAATATGACAAGATACATTACACTCCACTTGTTATTCAGTCAACTTGTGAAGATACCTCAGTTTACTATACTACTAATAATGGTCTTATATGGAGAAAACATGGAAGTATAGATGCTAATAATCtcaagaagaatctggatGAGCAGAACTGTGAAAGGAACAGAGCTCATGCCATGGATATTTCCAATAGGGGTAGTTATACTAGGAATCCTTACAACTGTCCTAGTTgtaaaaaatacaaaatatactcatTCATTGACCTTAAAAGTCAATGCATTGTACATGACATTATTGGGGGTTCCTCTTttatttccagattctttgAAGGGGAAGTAGAACAAACTGGATTCACACAACTTACTGGCATATCAGACATCAATGTTTATTGGTCCAAAGGACCTATTaacaaacctcttcttATCTACTTTTTTATGAACAAACAGCACCGGTATAAAAGGTATTTGGGAGACACCGACTGGGAGGTAGAGACAAGTTTGGATAAATCTCCCTGGATTAATTATCCGCAGGATGTACAGAGCCTCCTTAATCAGTATACTACACCTAAAGTAATTTTGGATGCCTCTTATACCGATGAAAATAAGGCTACATATAAACCGAGAAGAAATACTCTCAACTtcaaagtttccaaaaaaGATGTTTATCAAACTAATTATTTACAGTATAGCCACTTTAGGTATGAGGAGGATAGTGAAAGTGAAAGTAAACCATTCAAGCTCAAGAACATCGAACATAAAGGGAAATTACTTGGTATAAGCTCTGAGGATCTTCTAACCGAGGTATCTGTATTCTATTGGAATGGAGATGCTCAGCATAATAAACCACTACTGGTGGAGCTGGTTGTTAGTGGTAGGAACAAGTACACCTACTACAGAAAGGCCAATTTTTATGCAAAGGCTTGGAGCAAGATTACTAATCAGGAAACAAATCGACTTGAGGATGAACTGAAGACCACACTTGATGACCTGAAGATTATACACTTTCCTGAGTCATCCCCTGACGTCGTTACTATAGTTGGAGCATCTCTTGGAACTGTAGGTACAGTGATAACAACGGTTATAGGAATATGGAAATGGCCTGCTATAATGTCATTTCTAATCACTTATCTGTAA